In the Alligator mississippiensis isolate rAllMis1 chromosome 7, rAllMis1, whole genome shotgun sequence genome, one interval contains:
- the LOC106737595 gene encoding programmed cell death protein 1, whose amino-acid sequence MERLHVIVAGVCMLLLCCTPGLLLSQLVTFHPSALSRREGETASFFCNISRGNFHALDDNLNWYKATNGTQSLKIAGLQGNKKDIKTAKYHLINHTSVIEMKLLNLQKNDTGFYFCGLITFSPSHKVIESNRSELKVTEAVMDRNTTDTPDETPSNLYPGDLYKVLLIVGLTVTALALLLLFSYLLFLIMHRRGKEPKPQSGNALKGDKTVVVTESTVDYGVLEFQRDEKPPAPGETAPHDQTEYATIVFPEEKPITPERGKRNQHQRNCQTHLQPC is encoded by the exons ATGGAGAGACTGCACGTTATCGTGGCCGGCgtctgcatgctgctgctatgCTGCACGCCGGGGCTCCTGCTTTCCCAGCTCG TGACTTTTCATCCATCAGCATTAAGCAGACGCGAAGGGGAGACCGCCTCCTTCTTCTGCAACATTTCCAGGGGAAACTTCCATGCATTGGATGATAACTTGAACTGGTACAAAGCGACCAATGGCACCCAATCCCTGAAAATTGCTGGGCTTCAAGGGAATAAGAAAGACATCAAGACAGCAAAATACCACCTCATCAACCACACGTCTGTGATTGAGATGAAGCTTTTGAACCTGCAGAAGAATGATACGGGCTTTTACTTTTGCGGGCTGATAACTTTCTCTCCATCTCACAAAGTGATAGAAAGCAACCGGTCTGAGCTCAAAGTGACAG AAGCTGTGATGGACAGGAATACCACAGACACTCCTGATGAGACCCCGAGCAACCTCTACCCCGGGGATCTGTATAAAGTCCTGCTCATTGTCGGCCTGACTGTCACCGCCTTGGCCCTGCTGCTTCTCTTCAGCTACCTGCTCTTCCTCATCATGCACAGGCGAGGAA AAGAGCCAAAACCACAGAGTGGAAATGCACTGAAG GGAGACAAGACCGTGGTGGTGACTGAGTCCACCGTGGATTACGGGGTGTTAGAGTTTCAGAGGGACGAGAAGCCGCCGGCCCCCGGGGAGACGGCCCCGCACGACCAGACAGAATATGCCACCATCGTCTTCCCCGAGGAGAAGCCCATAAccccggagagggggaagagaaacCAGCACCAGAGGAACTGCCAGACCCACCTACAGCCCTGCTGA